Sequence from the Cucumis sativus cultivar 9930 chromosome 1, Cucumber_9930_V3, whole genome shotgun sequence genome:
tataaaattcaaaattttgttataatttgtaaatattttagtttgttttactATATCTAAAAGtatctatatttttatataaatttaggctagtttttttatttgtgtagTTTGGGCATTTAgttatcatatttttataacaataattatatcaacaaATCCTAAGTTTAGTCATTCAAAGTTAATTTATGAGCTATTGagatttagagaaaaaaaaacacaagcTAATTTCACACCTAATATTTATTGATAGTACGTGAACTAAAATCTGTAAAGTGAAAATACAAGAACACAAATAGAATGAAACCAAAATATATGACCAAAACAATGTTTAAAtgtaaaacattaaaatttgtctagttttgattttagtttagaaGTAACTGCAAATACAATAATCGTAATTAAAGTTGGTCTAGTTGATTTtagctatatttataattacaaCAAAACTATTCCTAGTTTTCAAAGTCTATTGATCATATCACTAATAGCAGTCTATAAGTGTTAAAGTCTATcgttgataaattttttcatatgggcatttcttttaaaaaaatagttatatatttaattattaattttaatcgTTGCTACTCATAACAATTAACTACTAGTTTTGAAAGTGATGTTcgataaaagtaatttttacctcaaaataatttttttttcctcacaTGACATTCACAATCAACtagttaaaatttttaaaggtACGTAAATGATCTAAACTAATACATCTAAAAGTGAACGCATTATGTACGTATAGACTTCATTTTCAATGTTGGTACGTAGTacaattacattaaaataattggttaACAAGTGAGTATAATGATTGGTTTTACAAAATTCATGTAagtgattaaattaataggtgttttagaaaaggaaacaaggaggatataatttgattaataattataatgtgtgaactaattaaattaaaactctaGTTAATTAGAATAAATGATTAGGGAAAGAAGATCGATGCATGAACCTAGCCTAAAGTATTGAGTGGATGTTTCTTTGTACGAGAATCTTTTAATCACTTTGGAACCATACGTTCATGTAGGTTGCAGCCTATGATCACACCCCTACCCACCTTGGGACTCTCAattgactttttctttattttaaacatcttttctttttcatttttttactgGCTGATGAATGAATAACTTCAATTCCTCTAGGTGGTGgatttatttaaacatttattattgTGTGGGTaagtctttttatttttggaaaaaggaaattattatttggtgAGAGGACATAAGCAGAGAGGGTGCAGGGGCTTGGTCGGCTGTGGTAACCCGCAGTTTCCTTTTTACGAACGTCGTCGTTTTGCGCGGCTCTTTTTGCACGTGAGCTGCAGGTCAACTTCAACTACGCCTTGCCCCCACTCACTCACCGCTCCTAATTcccttctttatttatttatttttatttttacctctttttttttttttaattctataaatattCGAAATtcttaaacaataataaataatacaaatattataataacaatacaCCAACCTTTACTTTTCGTCCTACTTGTTATTTCTTAACGCTATTCGATTAAATTAAAgcttaattataaataaatatattttattttaaaagacaatttttctataaatgttatgaaatatttaatttatttgtgatGGGTCGTCGTTGACGATCATTTGTGTCTGTTGTCAtttatgatagagattaaCATAGACGATGGTTTATCTTGATCTATTGCCAATAGCGataaatctataaataagaaattatgCTTTAAATATGGGTTTAGAAGTGGACTGATGATGATTTTACCGATGATCTGgctattgatattgatattaatttaatatatatgtgtatgtgtatgaGGACGATAAGGAAAAACTTGATCTCTCTTTACCTATACTAAATAAGCAAGTGATCATATATAGATTATGATGtcttactatattttataaatatagaaaaaccaagagatttaaaagtttaaatttttaataattataagtgACAcgttatagcaaaattattaaattctatataattcatttgagttattattattattagtgtattttttaaatagtttcattttttcttttattcacgATAATTCCTCTAATtacaagaaaacaattttgtaagtaataattaaatatacaataacattttaaaaacaaacatagcAAATTTGTCAatgataaacaaatattttcaacacgATCTATCGATAATTAGTTTATTCATAATACACTTTTacatattttactatatttatatatttgttactATAAATACAAATAGTTTGAGTCTAatgataaacaaatattttcaacacgATCTATCGATAATTAGTTTATTCATGATACACTTTTacatattttactatatttatatatttgttactATAAATACAAATAGTTTGAGTCTAATGGATGTATTTAGTCTAATGGATGTATTTATAACTATCTCAGGATCTTaactaagtttaaaatttgacaaaagaaTTTAGTAATACACgtacaaacattaaaacaataaatgaaaataacatccgtttttagaaacaaacaattaaatacTCATAAATCTACACTAAAGCATCATAAACTCCTACaattaaatgtgaaaatttagaacttcataattaaaaacatttaaaaaaaaaagaaagtaaattgATAATTCTGGCGGCAGGTCAGAgtacaaaattcaaacccaTAACTTTTCAcgaatattaattattattttcaaagtttagtactattatttgaattttataaataaagaaacaaattaattaaataatcaaaatagaaGGCATAGCTGTTGGCTCGAAGATTCGGTTGcgtgaataatttttaaattaatcaaacaataagCATATAGttagatataattaatatatatatgtatatgtatatgtatactGCTTGTTTATGTGAGCTCCATGTTCTTCCAATTTGATTAGGAAtagtatattaattaataacaaaggGATATGAAccttatattaaaaaaaaattaatatatgttgCTACATACACTGTCACGCCAAGCTGTTACGTGTTGCTTTATGTGCACAATACTTTGCCAATCATTATCCACCTTAATAGATTTACATTAACGAGATTGATTTATAACTTAGAACccaatttaaattaactaaatttgtttatgaaaacactgtatatatatatatattttttaaattaatattgagATAATTGTTTAGGGTAATTAATTACTTACTTAGATTTAATAATTGCACTCCCTTTAAACCAAAAATGGttgattgaattaaattattttttatgtagtaaaatattataattcttaaatagggagaaagtaaaataagtcgaataagaaaattaaacatcaacTACATGATAGCTAGAAAATTGAGATATTGCTATGTGTTAGTGTACCTCGAGTgtctttataaaaaatgcGTATTTAATTTGACCATTTTAATTAGGTTGTTAACTGTTTATCtcatctttttaataatttatcttcatttatcacaaataaattataatatttataaatatagaaagtgGAGTTTAGTTATTCTAATACTTATGTCCTCTTCGAAATTTACCCACTTTTAAATATGGAAGGGGTAggcaaattattttataatttatttagaaaatggaattaaaACGTGAAATCGATTGGGTTTCCGTGAAGCATAACCACACACAAACGACGGAAGCAAACGGGATGAAGGATTGGTGGACTGTTATGAGTAACGCCGTCAAGGCGCCGGAACGTCGTCAGTCAAACGGCGTCGAAAAACCAAACGGAAAACAACTACCTTCAATTCGGAAAGATGAAGAATCGGCGAGTGTATAAAAAGATCAGACTGTCACTatatgaagaaaagagagagtttCTTCCGACCTCAAGCCTCGTCTTCCGCCGCACTGTTTGCTCTCTCACAAATACCAAATTTCACAAAACAATTAAAGAATTCAGATCGATGTTAATTACCAAttcttttgccattttttCCCGGCCCTCAAATCTTTTCCTAGTTTATTCGAGTTAATTACTAAGTAATTCCGGCCATTTCCGAAGATAAGGTTGCAGAATTGAACTCCATTATCGTTTTACTGAATCACTCCGGCGTTGGAACTTCATCTGAACTGGTAAGAATTATCTGAATTTCGATTTTGCTCTCAATTTGAATTCTATCGTGTTTAATGTTCATACTTGAATTTAAACTTCTTTAATTATCTTAGTTGACAGATCTTTAGAATTTCGTTTTGGTGGAGAATTCGTCCTCGGTAGAAGAATCAGTTTCTCCGGAATTTGATGATCGGAAGTGAATTTTCTCGAGAAACGAGTAGAATTCGGGAATCGTGCGAAAAGTCTATACCTAATGCGAGTGAAAGAAATTAACCCTAGCTTTGTCGTAAAGAGACTGAGAACGCTTCGTCTTGGAGATCTCCAGCAGCTGGAGACTTACCCCAGACATTTGGTAATTGGCTGCTTTCCATGCCTGGAGTGGATCTAAGAATTAATTTCAGTATTTTCTTGCTCTACCTTGCTCTGAATTTCATAAATCACTGCTACCATATCCGAAGCGTTACAAATCAAAATTCTGCGAGAATTATTCAAATTCCAGTTGTGGACTTTCTATTCCAAAATTGGCGAAAATTCCGATGGAGCTTCCTCAACCTCGTCCGTTTGGAGCCGAAGGTACTTCTTCCTCTCCATCGTCCTcacaaatcaaaattcaactctCGAAAATTACCAATTCTTCAATTCTGTAGCTGTATATTTGTTTTCCAGCagaaaatttgattcaaaattttaaataactatgagattttaaaatcctaaaaaaatCGATTTAACGGAAGATAAATCTTGAACGTGGTTGAACAGGAAGCAAATCAACACACGACTTCCTCTCACTGTATACACATTCAAGTCCACAGCTAGATCCAAGATCAACACCACAAGGTattcattaattttgatatttaaataaataaatatttatatatttatgttcgGGGTTGGAGGCTGGGGCTTACAATTTAAGAGGAGGGGAAAAAGGGGGAAGAAAATCGAGAAACGTATATGCACGTGACACGCATTGAATCATGGATCTGGGACCAATTATAAAAGCGTAGTCTCGGGCGGGGCTGGTTGGGCTAACCGCATAGGGtgatgaaaattttccaaaaaaaaaaaagcgttGGCTCAGCGGTTAGCAGGTAGTGCCCAATTTCAGATTGGGAGTGGGGCGTTGGAGGGGCCCTTTGCCCACATCCCTTTGATTTGACATCTCACATGACTCCCAAACTccctcttttttctatttcttcacACTACAGCTAAaacttggttttttttctttcttctttttcctttttagatGTTCATAATCTAGGAGTTGGAATAATGTGGCTGATAATTAGGGAATTGAAATAGAATATGGTGGCCAGATCTCTTACGAACATTCTAAGTTGGTagattataacaaaattgaaatggaaggaagagaGGGAGTAAAAACTTTTTTGTGGGGGGGggtaaaaaattagtttactAGGGTATAtaaaagaacttttttttaaaatattcaatataaCCTTGGCATGACATGATGTAACTGTCTCTTAATAATTGTTTGAGCTGTAAAGTTTTTGTTAAATGTTATACCCTATAgtacttttgttgttttttttttatctcaatacATTCAATTGGTAAAAATCTCGTACggcttaaattttttattttatatatttattagctataattaaattttcatatagaTTAGAAATAAGAGATGTTGATATATAAgtgaaaacaaatttctttccTTATATGAAACTTTTGTTGATGAAGCAAAAAGAAGAGGATTTTATATCCCAAAGAGCCAACAATTAATGGATATTTGGATACAACTAAAATCAATGAAATGAGTTTGTTTCCCCTCACATTCTGAAGTTTATAGTACAATTTTATACATtggtttaataatttaattgcGGATGGAACAGGTAGTTATCTTAAAACACACGATTTCCTACAACCACAAGAGCGCATAAGGAAGGCCAGTACAAAGGAAGAGACGGATGTGGAGAGGCCACCGCCACCTGCACCACCACCCTCCGTCGAGCATATTCTCCCGGGAGGAATCGGGACTTATAGTATAAGTCACGTTTCGTATTTTGACCAGAGGGTGGTTCTGCCGAAGCCAGAAGGTTCGGTTTTCACTGGTGTTCGATCCAGTAGCAGTGCCGAGAGAAACGATGAGAACTCCAACTGCAGTTCTTTCGCAGCGGCCGGAAGTGGATTCACTCTTTGGGAAGAATCTTCagtgaaaaagggaaagaCAGGGAAGGAGAATAATGTGGGAGATAGACCCCATGGTATGAAACTTACAAAACCTTCTCATTTGCATTGTCGCatgcaaaattaaatactattcCATAATCATTTATagttttacaataataaatagttGAAGAATGGGTGAAAATTAAATGGTAGATAACCAAATATTTCGcatcatttattttgtttttgttttttgtttttaattccTATTATTGTTTCCCCCAATaatgtgaaattttgatacactatattgatttttaaatgattttcaagaaaattaatttaattttgagatgtAAATGATGATGCTACGTTGTATTTCTATTAacttataataattacaattttttttttttgcaccgatctaactttaaaatacaatttaactttaaataattacaaatatgattttaaaacataaaaaaatcataattttaattactagATTCCTTaggtatatatattgtaaaatttaacTGTATCctattttgttaaagaaactGCAATTGGGAGtagttgaatttcattttcaccTTTTGGGCTCCCACTTAATTTTTTAGGTATTTATATTGTgaagtttaattatattctataattttaaacgaaagttattattttgttaaaaaaaaatgcaataaacttttaatttaactttcttgtttttttaattttcttaattatgcACACTTATTagaatcaaacaaatatatatgtattagtgcttttgaagaaaaagttcTGAAATTAtccataaatataaaatttacgCAAAGTACGATATCATCCCTAATTACAGTAACTGGGAgcgttttatttattatatagtaagaaaagggggaaaaaaaagcaaaacagACAAAATAAAGTATGTAGTTAAAGAATCGGGTTTAGCGTAGGGACCCATTCAATAAATCAACGGGTTCAGTTATTTTCGTTAATTTGCCCCCCCTTTTGAAAAAagttctaatttttaatattaatttcgGGTTGCGAACAGAACCTCGAGCGAGCACCAGCCAATGGACGGCGTCCATGGAGCGGCCGTCGCAATCTTCTTCGAACAACCATCACAACACTTTCAGCTGTCTCTCATCCTCTCAGTCAGTCTTTATCTTTCtccctctctttttccttttcaattccATTCTCAAATTCATAGTGGAATTGATTCCAAGGGAAATTTTTATAGGCCGACAGGAACCAAGAACCCGACTTTCATGGAGATGCTAAAGTCCGCCAAGAGTACCTCTCAGGATGAGGAACTTGATGATGATGGTGATTTTGTAATCAAGAAAGAAACCTCTACCGCCAATAAAGGTATTATTTGTTATGCTCATACCAGACAATAAATCTTCCAACTTTCTCCTCGTAACAATACGTTTTGATATGTTTCTGTAGGTGGGTTGAGGATTAAAGTTGATGGAAATAGCTCTGATCAAAAGGCGAATACTCCTAGATCAAAGCACTCTGCAACAGAgcagagaagaagaagcaagaTAAACGACAGGCAAGTATTTCTCCTATTATTCAACTTAGAATTCGTTAGTCTGTCTGtgaattatttctttcaaacgGAGCTATTTTGCTGATTCTCATTTTCCGGATCTGTTTTGCTTGTATACTCGATAATATGACGGTAACTTGCAGAACTGTGGTAAACTTAGCTGTACCGTTCATATTAGGAGATacgtttttcaaaattatggaATTGTGGTGGTTTTACGCACTTTTTACCAACTGCGAGGCTTTTATAATAGGATTTAAATTTACGACTACAACCTTAGTTTCATTACTTCTGGCCAAATCATAGATTTATAGAATTTACACACTTCACACTCCTTTGTTCGTCTGTATAAGGGGCAAAGTAGTTTGATTTCATCTGTATTGAGCTCTAGGGGGATAGACCTTGATGGATGATCTTTATTGGAACAAGAAATGAACATTTTTATGTAGCTGTTCTCAGTGGTTTTTGTACTGATTATACCTAAGAAAAATGACAGTAGGAACAAATATAAGAGTCTTTGTGTAACTTCTCTGTCTATCCttgtataatttatttatctagTGAACTTTTCTGTTTCCTATACTAAAGAGAAGTAGGATTCCACTTGGAGGTTGGTGGCAAGTACttcttaaataacatttttactGCCTCTCATACAGATTTCAGATGCTTAGAGGCCTCATTCCTCATAGTGATCAAAAGAGGGACAAGGCATCTTTCTTGTTAGAGGtatatttcttattaattcCCTTCATTTTTTATCCATGTTGTATTTTATTGGTTTATAATTgctttgaaactttttttcttcaggtAGTGGAGTACATTCAATTCTTACAGGAAAAGGTCCAGAAGTATGAAGGTTCATACCAAGAATGGAATCATGAAATGGCAAAACTGGTGCCGTTGGTAATCACATAATTCTGGCTTTTTTTGCGTTCAATTTGTAATCTGAAAAACTATCTACACTAATTCTTAGCGTTTTGGATCAGCATGTTTTacatattcaattttgtcaatAAAGGAATCTGTCTGTGGCTTGTAATTAAGGGTCTAATCAGCTTAGTAAATAGATCATCCTTGAACagctaaattttatttctaaatatcCCCTTTTGGTTGCACAGAGAAACAATCAACGGAGTGCAGATGTTTATAACGATCAATCACGGGGGATAAATAGTGGTTCTGTTCCTGCCCTAGTTTTAGCAGCAAAGTTCATCGAGAAAAATTCTCCGTTATCTCCAATTGTTCCTGGGAGTGCACATAATGCGGTAGATTCTGACACAAGCTCTGCTTCTACCTTGAAAGCAGTTGATCACCATTCTGGAAGAACAAGCAATGCAGTACAATTTCCCATGTCGATTCCTCCAAAACTTTCTGCATCTACAAGGGATGGAAATGTAGTTCCTCAACCCCCAAAGCCATTGTCATCTGGAATGGATCACTCCTCATTACGCCCCGAAATCCGATCATGCGAGGCCAGATGCTTCAATAGCGATGTCGCTGTCGCAAGTGAAATGCAGAAAGAACAAGATTTGACCATTGAAGGGGGTACCATTAACATCTCTAGCGTATATTCTCAAGGGTGAGCGTTTGACCGATTTGATCTTCTTAGTATGAACCAGCATTTTGACAACTGATTGAATAATCAAATTACATTTTGACTTTGGTTAGCAGGTTATTAAATACTCTCACCCACGCATTACAGAGTTCCGGAGTGGATCTATCGCAAGCCAGAATCTCTGTCCAAATAGAACTTGGCAAGCGAGCAAGTAGACGAGCCATATCTCCAGCATCCATTGTTAAGGTATTCTGATTCTATCTTGATCTTATTTCTACTTTTGCTCAACATTATATTGCCATATAATCTCTTGCCTAGAAAACAAACATTCATTTTAAGGATATTACAATGTTAGTAAGGGGCATTGGAGTAATCAAATAGAGAGTTCCGATTCTTTTGGAGCAAGGagttgattattataatcctaaGTAATTGtagttgagttataataatttatgtttaggatgcatattattttagtaaaaatgacgaacttaaaataataaaaccatATCAAATAGTAAGTAGTGTAGCATGGTTTTTGAAATAGTGTTCGTTGTAGCTAATTGTTGTTATGAATAGAAGGGTGAAAAATGACGAAAGGAAGGTAATGGGTTGAGTGATTAGGAGTTAAGCATACTCAAAAGGGAAAGTAGCTGGTGCCATTATACATAGATTTATCTAGTTTTAGATCTCAAATTCTAACACtgctaaattattttgaatattcatAGGATGCAAACGATATGGGGATGATGCACGCTAGAGTTTCGGGCACAGAGGATTCTGAGAGAGCCACAAAGAAGCTGAAGACTACAATGAAAAACTAATGTGAGAATTCCAGTCTTTTGAcaaactttcataaatttattcatttttttgggtgaggggcttctcttccttttttggGCGGTTCCCTTCCCATGTATCTTCCCACTAAGTTTCAAAAACTACACCAACTATCCATAATTTATGTCCTAGTTTAAATTCATTCTGCTGGGGATACCTAAACCCACCTACCCTACACAAtggtataatatatatatatatatataatatatatatatgtatgtaacATTAAATCTAaacttcttctcctctctctctctctctctctctattcttATAATTGAGGCTTCCACCCTAACATTGAGAAGCCGCTTTTTCTTATGTAAATCATAATTAAGCCTTCTCCTTCAAGcttgtttctttcatttcatttgtgTACAAAGTCCCTCTCTCGCATTTTTattcctttaaaaaattattgagttCAATCGCATGTGAGAATTGGTCTTTTTAACGTGtgaaaaaagaacatataaGATGCGTTAGCGAATATGAGATTTGTGTCTTCGTAGTTAAAATCTCAACAATTGTTAAGGATGTATTTAGATTGATATTTATGTATTGCATTTGTGTTGTTGTAATTCCTTTTTAAGCTAAAAAATTGTAGAGTAGATTCTACATACCTAATGAGctatgtttattattaatgcTTATTAATGTATgtcctaaacttttaaatgaaaacattatTACAGTTTAGTTTGCATTTGTATAATTAACAAACCTATggatttaaatcaataaacttTTCCCcatctaaattattacataaaataaagaagaaaaaaaaaagttaaattatagCCCATTATTCTCATAGTATCTTCACATTTATGTCAATTTCATACTTGTCTTTATATTCTGAATTGTCTCTAACATCAACAACTGGCATTTAAAAGgaatggaaaatgaagatgacATAGtcaacaaagaacaaaatttataatatttataataataataataaaagtgacaaaatttaacaataataatagaagaagGAATATATTCCAAATTAGTGGTTTGGTTTAATTATGAAGAAGTCACCTTTCTTGTTCTTCACTCTAATTCTGTTTTATTTCTACCAAATCAAGAAATGTGAACAAAGAATCTGTTGGCTGTTTCTTCCACTTCCCTAAATTCCAAGCCttctcttttaataaaaaagactaattggGGCAATAACCAACCAATCAAAAaagtatatgtttttttaaccAATTAAAGCCTCCATTCTCTCCTATCACTTTCTTAgaataatacatattattaaGGGAATTTTGGGACTGCCCCCACACTCTGTTTTACCAACTTCTAGCAGCATTTACAATTCATTTCTCATCTACAAAAATGCAACACCACTTCCCAACTAAAGCACTTTGTTTAATAAAGAAATCCTCCTGGTCAAGGACATAGCCCACTgtttaattctaaatttatcCATCGCTATAAACTTCAAGaattgaatataaatatttacaaattgactcatttctatatttgtaatgGTCAAATTGGGTAGTTTTACCATTGAAGAAAATTGACTCTTATTTAGTTGAATTGagctttattttgtttgctaAAAGAACATCTTTCCCTCAACAAGTCAAGAACATTCTCTTGCTCTTTCCATGAACAAACTGAAGGTTGAACAAcaggaaggaaggaagaagaaaagtttaagTGTGAAAATATACTGTAATTTGTTGTATATCATGACATAACATATCGAAATCACATGATTGAAGGTTGatcagaaagaaagaaacaaaaaaattggataaaagAGTGAAAGATTTGGGGATTAACCTTCCCCTACATGAATTGTAGTTGCACGAAACTGCGTCCGTATATGCCTCCTCTTCTGTGTACAATCTAACTTCACCTgctctcttcttctccaaatGGCAGGCTAGCTTcttcttatcttcttcttcttcatcttcttctataCAGGAATTTCATATAGCTTTAACACTAAACATGTTTTCCAGCTGATTCCACAGATTCTGTAAGGATTCTTTTGAAGTTGACCTCTCATAGTTTCCAGAATGCACGTGGGGGGAAACTCTATACTTTAAATATCTCTTTGGTAATAAAATCTAGAGCTGAGAGAGCAATGGTGGAAATGTAATCACAAACTCCACATATTTATGTAAATCATGTACTACTCAATCcttcatttgaaaattgcAGACATTCTTCAGGGTTGGAGTAGaaataatcttcttctttaggTTTGTCTGGGATGACTAATCTCTTGGTAGGGCTTCCCCAGCGATTTGCATGCGCTTCTTTCACTGCAGTTGAGAATTCATCCCAGTTTAGCAATTCTCTGTTGTATTGATCTATCAGATCTACAAGTACCTTTCTGTCCAATAAGATTGTTTTCTTAAACCCAAGAAAtctacaaaagaagaaaagtaaacaGATAGTTAGTTCAGACCACACCCTTTAAAAGCAATACTCAAATTTAGGAACGCTTGCAAATATAGTACTTAAATTCAAAGTGTTGGTAGATATAGCACAATTTATACACAGCCATAGGAGTCTACAGTGATAAATTTGGCTACATTTGCAATTCTTTTACGAGGTtgatatacatttaattattttccctAAAAGTGCCAGAAAGTTAAGCAAGATACCATCAGATATGcagcaaaataaataaaagtggCACTTTCTGTTTTTAAACTTAAGGATGTGGTAGAATTAAATTGCTATAACAAgctaatttataaatgaacCTCGTTAAGAAATTGTACCTGCGGTGACCCTCAACCACTTTAGCCATGTTTCCATCATATGTAGGAACAAATATATCACTTTCCAAGGAAACAAGATAATCTAACGCTGACATCTGAGATGAATGATTCTGGAAGAAACTAAGTTCTGAAGGTTCCAACAAAGTCTCCTTTCTTACCTGTTTCAACAACCCAAAAGGCATCATGAcacaacaataaaatatttattatcagGGCTTAAGAGAT
This genomic interval carries:
- the LOC101211973 gene encoding transcription factor BIM1 isoform X1; amino-acid sequence: MELPQPRPFGAEGSKSTHDFLSLYTHSSPQLDPRSTPQGSYLKTHDFLQPQERIRKASTKEETDVERPPPPAPPPSVEHILPGGIGTYSISHVSYFDQRVVLPKPEGSVFTGVRSSSSAERNDENSNCSSFAAAGSGFTLWEESSVKKGKTGKENNVGDRPHEPRASTSQWTASMERPSQSSSNNHHNTFSCLSSSQPTGTKNPTFMEMLKSAKSTSQDEELDDDGDFVIKKETSTANKGGLRIKVDGNSSDQKANTPRSKHSATEQRRRSKINDRFQMLRGLIPHSDQKRDKASFLLEVVEYIQFLQEKVQKYEGSYQEWNHEMAKLVPLRNNQRSADVYNDQSRGINSGSVPALVLAAKFIEKNSPLSPIVPGSAHNAVDSDTSSASTLKAVDHHSGRTSNAVQFPMSIPPKLSASTRDGNVVPQPPKPLSSGMDHSSLRPEIRSCEARCFNSDVAVASEMQKEQDLTIEGGTINISSVYSQGLLNTLTHALQSSGVDLSQARISVQIELGKRASRRAISPASIVKDANDMGMMHARVSGTEDSERATKKLKTTMKN
- the LOC101211973 gene encoding transcription factor BIM1 isoform X2, translated to MELPQPRPFGAEGSYLKTHDFLQPQERIRKASTKEETDVERPPPPAPPPSVEHILPGGIGTYSISHVSYFDQRVVLPKPEGSVFTGVRSSSSAERNDENSNCSSFAAAGSGFTLWEESSVKKGKTGKENNVGDRPHEPRASTSQWTASMERPSQSSSNNHHNTFSCLSSSQPTGTKNPTFMEMLKSAKSTSQDEELDDDGDFVIKKETSTANKGGLRIKVDGNSSDQKANTPRSKHSATEQRRRSKINDRFQMLRGLIPHSDQKRDKASFLLEVVEYIQFLQEKVQKYEGSYQEWNHEMAKLVPLRNNQRSADVYNDQSRGINSGSVPALVLAAKFIEKNSPLSPIVPGSAHNAVDSDTSSASTLKAVDHHSGRTSNAVQFPMSIPPKLSASTRDGNVVPQPPKPLSSGMDHSSLRPEIRSCEARCFNSDVAVASEMQKEQDLTIEGGTINISSVYSQGLLNTLTHALQSSGVDLSQARISVQIELGKRASRRAISPASIVKDANDMGMMHARVSGTEDSERATKKLKTTMKN